The segment TCTTTTATATTGGGGGACGCTGGAAACACCCATCTCCATATTAAAACGCTATTGGAAGCACATGGCCTTTCGGCCCATGCAGGAAGAAATTATTTCTTCAGTTTTAAAACACCGGGATACCCTGGCGCTGCTCCCCACGGGTGGGGGCAAATCGGTTTGCTTTCAGGTTCCTGCTATGCTGTTGGAAGGAATATGCCTGGTTATTTCTCCGCTTATTGCCTTAATGAAAGACCAGGTAGAGGGATTAAAGCGAAGGGGTATTGAAGCGGTGGCCATTCATTCGGGCATGGGGCGCACTGAAATTGACAGGCTCCTGGATAACTGCATTCATGGCCATGTTAAATTTCTTTACGTTTCGCCTGAGCGACTCCAGACTGAACTTTTTCTGGCGCGTGCCAGGCAAATGAAGGTTGCCCTTATTGTGGTAGATGAGGCACATTGTATTTCGCAATGGGGTTATGATTTTCGTCCACCGTATTTACAAATTGTAACCTTGCGTAAGCTTTTACCCGATGTAACGGTTATTGCCCTTACCGCCACAGCAACCCAACAGGTTAAGGATGATATTGTTGAAAAACTTGCTTTCCGTAAAGGGCATGAAATTTTTCAGCGCACGTTTGCCCGCGATAATATTTCATTTGTTGTTCGTAAGGCCGAGCATAAAGAGAAAAAGCTTTTGGAGGTTTTGCAAAAGGTTGGCGGTTCAGCCATTGTTTACGTTCGGTCGCGAAAGGCTACTATTGAGTTGACTGAATTACTTACAAAGAAAAGTATTTCGGCAACGGTTTACCATGCAGGCTTGGGTTTTCAACAACGGGTCGCCCACCAGGATGATTGGATGAAAGGCCGGTGCCGGGTAATGGTGGCTACCAATGCTTTCGGTATGGGCATCGATAAACCCGATGTGCGCGTAGTCGTGCATATGGATTTGCCCGAAACGCTGGAAGCCTATTACCAGGAGGCTGGCCGGGCCGGCCGCGATGGTGCTCGTGCTTATGCGGTTGTTAGCTGGCACGATTCGGACCGCGATTCATTAGTGGCGAAAGTAAACCAGGCGCACCCTGAACTATATCTTCTCAAAAAAATATACCAGGCATTGGCAAACTATTTTCAGTTGGCGGAAGGAAGCGGAGAAGGCGAGAGTTATGAATTTAATATCCACAACTTTTGCGAACGCTTCAGTCTTCAGGCTTATGAAGTTTATGGAGCATTAAAAAAATTGGAAGAAGAGGGGTTGATCCAGTTTAATGAAAGTTTTTATAGCCCTTCTCGCTTAACCTTCCTGGCTGACCGTGCCAGGCTGTATGAGTTTCAGGTGGCTAATGAAAAGTTTGACCCGCTTATTAAAATGTTGCTAAGGCTTTATGGCGCACAATTGTTTACCGATTTTGTGAAGATTACCGAAAGCCAATTGGCAAAGGGCCTTCGTATTTCGATTGATGAACTTAAGGCTGAGCTTAAACACTTACATGCATTACAGGTGCTGGTCTACCAACCTGTTATGGATAGTCCGCAAGTTACTTTTATCCTTCCCCGACAGGATGCAGACCGCCTTCCGCTGAATATTGAACGGCTCAAGGCACGAAAAAAATTAGCCGAAGAAAAAATGAACGCCATGATAGACTTTGTTACGGCTACGCATCGGTGCCGCATGCAACTGATACTGGATTATTTTGATGAGCAAAGTTGGGAGACATGCGGCAAATGCGATGTATGTGTGGCCAATCGAAAGCGGGAAAATCTATTAGAGACCAGTGAACTAGAACATGAGATTTTAACCATATTGGCTGCAGGGCCGCTGACCAGTGAGGAATTGGAAGTAAAAGTAAACCCAAAAGACAGCGAAATGTTTATTGATATTATACGCGAGCTGGTTGACCGCGGAGAACTTGAGTATGATGATGTATGGAAGCTGCGCCTGAAAAATTAATACACTCAATATGTTTAATCCTGAAAACCAATTTTGCTTGTTAAGGTTATATTGCCATGTTGTATGCATCTTAAAGCTTATCCACCGGGTGAAAAACTAAAATCCGTTATTAAACGGCACTGTATTTACGAGGTGCAGTTTGAAAAGGATCAGTTTCATATACAGCCAATATTACCATTGGTGGTTCCAACGCTTGAATTTTTGTATGGCGATCAGTTCAAGACCGTCCGGTACAGCGATAGCAAAGCTGAGAAAGTCCCTTACCATGGTGTGTTGGGTCCGATAACCCAACGAAAAATTTACCTGGAAATGACCGGCAACATTGGTGTTTTATGCACCGAGTTTTACCCGGCTGCTTTTTATTCGGTGTTTAAAGTACCCATGAACGAACTTACCGACTTATCGGTTGCAGGCGATGTTATACTGGGCAAGCAGATCCATGAAGTTTCAGCCCGGATACTAGAAGCTGAAAGTGATTACGAACGTATTGTCATTGTGGAGAAGTTTGTTTCTGCACACCTTGAAGTTGCCCACAAACCTTCGGTAGTAGATGCCGCCCTTAACGAAATGCACCATTACAAAGGATTATGCTCCGTGCATCTGCTGTCAAAACATCTTAACATCAGCGAACGCCACTTAGAAAACTCATTTAAAAAACAAGTGGGTGTAACTCCCAAACTCTATAACCGCATACTGCGTTTTAACCGCATATTTGCTTTGCTTCAAAATGGTGCCCGTGAAAAATCCTGGCACGACATCATGCACGAATGCGGGTATTACGACCAATCCCACTTTATCCGCGATTTTAAATTTTTTACCGGCACTACGCCTGCTCAATATTTTGCCAAGCCTACCGATTTCGAGAAATTTTTTCTGGGCAGCTAAGAGAGTGTTGCATATAAGATTATTCATTAATTGAAAGCCAATCAACAGTATCAACTATTACTGTTCGGATTTTTACAATGTGTTCCCGCATACGAGGCATTACATTTGGAAAAAGCTACAGAAACTTTAAACCCTATGAACAAGAATTACTTTTCTCTATTAATTGTGTGTGGGGTTATTTTGCCATTACTGCTTTCCTCCTGTAACGATGATGAGAAACCATCTTTTGATGTAAACCTGCTATCAGGTGGAGCAATAAAAACATGGAGGCTAGCCGAGCAGAAGGTTCTAGAAGACGTAGAGTGCTTAGGCACGTGTGAACTGGCCTACAATAAAATACGCTTTAAGTCCGATAAAACTGGTGAGTTTTCAACCTTTACCTGTTTGCAAGAGCCGTGCTCAAACGGTACCACGGCCCAAACTGGAGGCTCATTTAACTGGAGCGTAAACGGCAAGCAACTAACCCTTGATGGCTTTCTGGTAGAAATTATTTCCCTTACGGAAAGCACCTTAAAATGGAAACTGAATTTGTTTGGTTTTGCTGTAGAAGAAACGTACACGTTGGTGTCAAACGATCCGTTTCTTACCCGTGCACAAATGATAGCCGGCAGTTCATCCAAAACCTGGAAGTACCAGAAACGCACGGTTAATGGATTTGATTCGCCATTAACACCGTGCCAGATCAATACCCGGATTACCAATTTCACTAACGGCACGTATACCATAACCTATACAGAGGAAGGATGCCCGGCCAACGTAGAAGGTATTTGGCGCTTTGAAGAAGATGAGACCCGTTACATATCCGAACGCCCTGGGGTAAGCCTGATTAATTTCGATTTGCTCGAACTTACCGAAGACACGTTGGTTATCGGGTACGAATCAAGCGGCAATTATATTATTTTACACCAGGTGAAGGCCTGATGATTTTTGATTTTGAGTTGTTTAGTTGAGGGGCATAGGTCGCGGCATTTTGTCGCGACCGCCTTTTTTTATTTTAGAAAGGGTGTTAATCGTTTTAAATAGAAAGATGGAATCGGCTCACCAGCTTCATAACCCGATAATAGTTTTTTGTATTTCTTAACTGTGTAAGGATAAAGCATAGTGTTTTCTATCAATAAATAGAATCCTGTAAGAATTAAACCTGATGTGCCTGCAACAATAAGAATGAAGCCGGTATCATCGTTCATGCTGGGATCATTAAGCGTCAAAATAGTTCCAATACCAATGGCTACGCTGGAGACACCTAAAAGCATAAAATAGTTCTTTTTCCTTTTTTCGTAGGGATAACGTTTACTGGTGAATAATGCGGCAAGGGCTGTTGTAGTGTCGTCATAAGCTGCTACCCATATTTTCTCATGCTTGGTAAATTTAAGTTCAGTTGTCTCAAGCTCCTGTGCGAAGGCTGATGCTGAAGCTAGCAGCACCAGTATGCATAAATAATTGATTTTTAAATTCATAGCGAGAATACTTTGATTTATAAGTGCTTACACAACTAATCATCGCAGAACCGATAACGGATACCGGCCATAAGTTGGGTTAAAATTTCAGTGGTACCATCATAGAAAATCGGGCCGAAGGCCCCTTGCCCTTATTGGTGTTGCGGGCTGTAACCCCGAAAACCTTTAGCCATTATCC is part of the Cyclobacteriaceae bacterium genome and harbors:
- a CDS encoding AraC family transcriptional regulator; this translates as MHLKAYPPGEKLKSVIKRHCIYEVQFEKDQFHIQPILPLVVPTLEFLYGDQFKTVRYSDSKAEKVPYHGVLGPITQRKIYLEMTGNIGVLCTEFYPAAFYSVFKVPMNELTDLSVAGDVILGKQIHEVSARILEAESDYERIVIVEKFVSAHLEVAHKPSVVDAALNEMHHYKGLCSVHLLSKHLNISERHLENSFKKQVGVTPKLYNRILRFNRIFALLQNGAREKSWHDIMHECGYYDQSHFIRDFKFFTGTTPAQYFAKPTDFEKFFLGS
- a CDS encoding lipocalin family protein — its product is MNKNYFSLLIVCGVILPLLLSSCNDDEKPSFDVNLLSGGAIKTWRLAEQKVLEDVECLGTCELAYNKIRFKSDKTGEFSTFTCLQEPCSNGTTAQTGGSFNWSVNGKQLTLDGFLVEIISLTESTLKWKLNLFGFAVEETYTLVSNDPFLTRAQMIAGSSSKTWKYQKRTVNGFDSPLTPCQINTRITNFTNGTYTITYTEEGCPANVEGIWRFEEDETRYISERPGVSLINFDLLELTEDTLVIGYESSGNYIILHQVKA
- a CDS encoding RecQ family ATP-dependent DNA helicase, coding for METPISILKRYWKHMAFRPMQEEIISSVLKHRDTLALLPTGGGKSVCFQVPAMLLEGICLVISPLIALMKDQVEGLKRRGIEAVAIHSGMGRTEIDRLLDNCIHGHVKFLYVSPERLQTELFLARARQMKVALIVVDEAHCISQWGYDFRPPYLQIVTLRKLLPDVTVIALTATATQQVKDDIVEKLAFRKGHEIFQRTFARDNISFVVRKAEHKEKKLLEVLQKVGGSAIVYVRSRKATIELTELLTKKSISATVYHAGLGFQQRVAHQDDWMKGRCRVMVATNAFGMGIDKPDVRVVVHMDLPETLEAYYQEAGRAGRDGARAYAVVSWHDSDRDSLVAKVNQAHPELYLLKKIYQALANYFQLAEGSGEGESYEFNIHNFCERFSLQAYEVYGALKKLEEEGLIQFNESFYSPSRLTFLADRARLYEFQVANEKFDPLIKMLLRLYGAQLFTDFVKITESQLAKGLRISIDELKAELKHLHALQVLVYQPVMDSPQVTFILPRQDADRLPLNIERLKARKKLAEEKMNAMIDFVTATHRCRMQLILDYFDEQSWETCGKCDVCVANRKRENLLETSELEHEILTILAAGPLTSEELEVKVNPKDSEMFIDIIRELVDRGELEYDDVWKLRLKN